The Humulus lupulus chromosome 4, drHumLupu1.1, whole genome shotgun sequence genome has a window encoding:
- the LOC133829591 gene encoding auxin response factor 19-like — MKAPVASPNPCEGTEKKSIKPELWQACAGPLVNLPPAGTHVIYFPQGHIEQVAASMKKDVYAQMSNYPNLPSKLLCLLQSVSLHADPETDEVYAQMTLQPVQTVDKEALLRSDFALKTNKPQPEFFCKTLATTDTSIHVPRRAAEKIFPPLDFSMQSPAQELVARDLHDKVWIFHHICLGQPKCHFLTAGWSLFVIRKKLVDDDSILFIRDEKQHLRLGIRRANRQPTNLSSSALSSDSMHIETLAAAAHAAANNRPFTVFYNPRYSPSEFVIPLAKYYKAVCRNQISLGMHFQMMFEIEKSRTTSFMGTITGISDLDPARWKNSQWRNLQVGWCDKSRERHNRVSIWEIEPVPFLICSRPFFRPKRPRQASMPDVGIVMKGNQGSPDLSLAQWLNMPHNPALTCSTQPNYMQNLPGADIFQQLGLSAPQTNQANNLQFGSQRLPQQAQQHDQLPNLPSPINSPGSVMQTQPQQQMSDVVVNQTCSGSPTPVPEPSPCQPQKYQTYFGSPNQPSTVLPSVGAFTVQCAACFKWRLIPTKEKYEEFREHILEQPFFCETAREWRPDISCDDPADVNQDGSMLWVIDKPNIAQSPPGWQRLLQIRGEGSAKFAADVYYVAPSGKKLCSMVDIQKYLLEHSEHTRDGVTLSRFSFQIPMLL; from the exons GTTGCAGCATCCATGAAGAAAGATGTATATGCTCAAATGTCCAACTACCCAAATCTTCCATCCAAGCTATTGTGTCTTCTTCAAAGTGTCAGCCTTCAT GCTGACCCAGAAACAGACGAAGTATATGCTCAGATGACACTCCAGCCAGTTCAGACT GTCGACAAAGAAGCACTGCTGAGGTCTGACTTTGCTCTCAAGACAAATAAACCTCAACCAGAGTTTTTCTGTAAAACGTTGGCAACAACTGATACAAGTATTCATGTGCCCCGCCGTGCAGCAGAGAAGATTTTTCCACCTCTT GATTTCTCTATGCAATCACCTGCTCAAGAACTTGTTGCCAGGGATTTGCATGACAAGGTTTGGATCTTCCACCATATCTGCCTTG GACAACCGAAATGCCACTTCCTTACAGCCGGTTGGAGTCTGTTTGTTATTAGAAAGAAACTTGTTGATGATGACTCTATTTTATTTATCAG GGATGAGAAGCAACATCTTCGTCTGGGTATTAGACGTGCTAACAGGCAACCTACAAACCTATCATCTTCTGCATTGTCAAGTGACAGTATGCATATTGAAACTCTGGCAGCAGCTGCTCACGCTGCAGCCAACAATAGACCCTTCACGGTATTCTACAATCCTAG GTATAGTCCATCAGAATTTGTTATTCCTTTAGCCAAGTACTACAAGGCAGTGTGCAGAAACCAAATATCACTTGGCATGCATTTTCAGATGATGTTTGAAATCGAAAAGTCAAGAACAACAAG TTTTATGGGTACAATCACGGGTATTAGTGATCTTGATCCCGCTAGATGGAAGAATTCGCAGTGGCGTAATTTGCAG GTTGGTTGGTGTGACAAGTCAAGGGAAAGGCATAACAGGGTCTCAATCTGGGAGATTGAACCTGTTCCATTTTTAATCTGCTCCCGTCCATTTTTCAGACCAAAGCGTCCAAGGCAAGCGAGTATGCCAG ATGTTGGCATTGTCATGAAGGGCAACCAGGGTTCTCCTGACTTAAGCTTAGCTCAGTGGTTGAACATGCCTCACAACCCTGCCTTAACCTGCTCCACCCAGCCAAATTACATGCAAAATCTTCCTGGAGCTGATATTTTTCAGCAGTTGGGCTTGTCAGCACCTCAAACAAATCAGGCAAACAACTTACAGTTTGGTTCCCAGAGGTTACCTCAGCAAGCACAACAGCATGATCAGCTCCCAAATTTGCCTTCCCCAATCAACTCTCCGGGATCTGTTATGCAAACACAACCACAGCAACAGATGAGTGATGTTGTGGTTAATCAAACATGCTCCGGTTCACCAACACCTGTTCCTGAGCCTTCTCCTTGTCAGCCTCAAAAATATCAAACATACTTTGGTTCCCCAAACCAACCATCAACAGTTTTGCCGTCTGTGGGAGCTTTTACAGTTCAGTGCGCTGCTTGTTTTAAATGGAGGCTCATTCCAACAAAAGAGAAGTATGAAGAATTTCGTGAACATATTCTGGAGCAACCTTTTTTCTGTGAAACTGCTCGCGAATGGCGGCCTGATATTTCATGTGATGATCCAGCTGATGTAAACCAAGATGGCAGCATGCTTTGGGTAATTGATAAGCCTAATATTGCTCAGTCCCCTCCTGGTTGGCAACGGTTGCTGCAGATCAGAGGTGAAGGAAGCGCCAAGTTTGCAGCAGATGT GTACTATGTGGCACCATCaggaaagaaactttgttcaatGGTGGACATCCAAAA GTATTTATTGGAACATTCAGAGCACACAAGAGATGGAGTGACATTGTCGCGATTTTCGTTTCAAATCCCAATGCTGCTGTAG